One Diabrotica virgifera virgifera chromosome 3, PGI_DIABVI_V3a genomic window carries:
- the LOC126882185 gene encoding L-xylulose reductase-like, whose translation MEVTFKGKTALVTGASQGIGRELVKQLVKCQANVIAVARNADHLASLKKEIPSIRIIPLDLSDWNATENALTNVGPIDLLVNNAGLAILGPLTEVKEDDVDRLFGINVKAIIHVSKIVVNNLLTRKAPGSIVNISSQASLVGLNNHTVYCASKAAVDGFTRAAALEYGRNNIRVNAVNPTVIMTDMGRLGWSDPAVAKPMLEKIPLRRFGEVHEVVDAVTYLLSDKASMITGTCLPIDGGYVAS comes from the coding sequence ATGGAGGTTACTTTCAAAGGAAAAACAGCTCTTGTCACAGGAGCCAGCCAAGGAATCGGCAGAGAGCTTGTTAAACAATTAGTTAAGTGCCAAGCAAATGTCATTGCCGTTGCAAGAAATGCCGATCATTTAGCATCACTCAAAAAAGAAATACCCTCTATAAGAATCATTCCTCTTGATTTATCAGACTGGAACGCCACTGAAAACGCTCTCACAAATGTTGGACCGATAGATTTGCTTGTCAACAATGCTGGTTTAGCAATTTTGGGCCCTTTAACTGAGGTTAAGGAAGATGACGTCGATCGATTGTTTGGTATTAATGTCAAAGCCATAATTCATGTATCGAAAATTGTGGTCAATAATCTTTTAACCCGAAAAGCACCTGGATCTATTGTCAACATCTCATCTCAAGCTTCTCTTGTCGGCTTGAATAACCACACCGTATACTGTGCCTCAAAAGCAGCCGTGGATGGGTTTACAAGAGCCGCTGCCCTGGAATATGGACGCAATAACATCAGAGTCAATGCAGTTAATCCCACAGTCATTATGACAGATATGGGCAGACTTGGCTGGTCAGATCCGGCTGTTGCTAAGCCCATGTTGGAGAAGATACCGTTGAGGCGTTTTGGAGAAGTCCACGAAGTAGTCGACGCTGTTACTTACTTGTTGAGTGATAAAGCTAGTATGATTACTGGTACATGTCTACCCATTGATGGAGGTTATGTTGCATCGTAA